The Cygnus olor isolate bCygOlo1 chromosome 18, bCygOlo1.pri.v2, whole genome shotgun sequence genome includes a window with the following:
- the CHAD gene encoding chondroadherin has product MNRSGFFLGVLLACLACIVHACPPSCHCHGGDLQHVICDNAGLKKIPKVPEQTRLLNLQKNNFPVLPTNGFRDMKKLVSLHLQGSRIKEISTGAFRGLKSLVYLYLTDNQISVIKPGAFDDLSELTYLYLDQNKIPDLSKGLLSPLVNLFILHLGSNKIQELKPGVFSGAKDLRWLFLSDNSLTSLLPAALEDVENLAVLHLDKNQLSSYPVNAMSKLRVLEELKLSHNPIEVIPDNAFQSFGRYLQTLNLDNMKLKKFADNAFAGVTVLKTAHLENNRLTQLPRNFPFDKLETLTLSRNAWHCSCQLAHLRKWLKGNRTRTEDTCSTPAQYRGQSIRDTPALRACKLPTKRSRKGSRH; this is encoded by the exons ATGAATCGGTCGGGCTTCTTCCTCGGTGTCCTCCTGGCGTGTCTCGCCTGCATCGTGCACGCATGTCCCCCGAGCTGCCACTGTCACGGCGGAGACCTGCAGCACGTCATCTGTGACAACGCTGGGTTGAAGAAGATCCCCAAGGTGCCCGAGCAAACGCGGCTGCTCAACCTGCAGAAGAATAATTTCCCCGTTCTGCCAACCAACGGTTTCCGGGACATGAAAAAGCTGGTGTCCCTTCACCTCCAGGGCTCGCGGATCAAGGAGATCTCGACGGGAGCCTTCAGGGGGCTCAAGAGCCTGGTCTACCTCTATCTCACCGACAACCAGATCAGTGTCATAAAGCCAGGAGCCTTTGATGACCTGTCTGAGCTCACCTACCTGTACCTGGACCAGAATAAGATCCCAGACTTATCCAAAgggctcctctcccctctcGTCAACCTCTTTATCCTGCACCTAGGCAGCAATAAAATCCAGGAGCTGAAACCAGGGGTCTTCAGCGGTGCTAAAGACCTGCGCTGGCTCTTCCTCTCTGACAACTCCCTcaccagcctcctgcctgcgGCCCTGGAGGACGTGGAAAACCTTGCTGTGCTCCACCTGGACAAGAACCAGCTGAGCAGCTACCCTGTGAACGCCATGAGTAAGCTCCgagtgctggaggagctgaagcTTTCTCACAACCCCATCGAGGTCATTCCCGACAATGCCTTCCAGTCCTTCGGGCGGTACCTGCAGACTCTCAACCTGGACaacatgaaactgaaaaag TTTGCAGACAACGCGTTTGCTGGTGTGACCGTTCTGAAGACCGCTCACCTCGAGAACAACCGGCTCACCCAGCTGCCCCGCAACTTCCCCTTCGACAAGCTGGAGACCCTGACGCTCTCCAGGAACGcctggcactgcagctgccagctggcACATCTGCGCAA GTGGCTGAAGGGCAACCGCACCCGCACGGAGGACACGTGCTCCACGCCCGCGCAGTACCGGGGGCAGTCCATCAGAGACACCCCTGCCCTGCGCGCCTGCAAGCTGCCCACCAAGAGGTCCAGGAAGGGAAGCCGCCATTAA